attcatactttttttttggtatcttgtGGTACTTTTTCTCTCCAACATCAGGATCAATTGTTAATTTCCCCCACTCTTCTCCTTTTGTCTTTGAACAGACTCTAAAAGAAGGTGCATTCACAGATGGTGCTGCAGAGTTTGCTAGGAATCCAGCGGCACCAGATAGCAATGGGCATTAAcaatggagttttaaaaaatgaactatctTAATCATGTTCATTCCCAGCCTGGCTTATTACTACTTAGCATATTATTACTTATCTTTGCATGGCACAGTTTAGAAAATTACCCATGTTTATATATAATGCACTGTTAATTTTGTAAATCACTGAGGAATCAAAATCCCCTGTGGCTGCAAGTTCTTCTGTTTATAGATCACGGTCAGGAAAGGGTTAATTAACCCTGCAAGAGTGATACAGAATAATCCAGCTCTGCTGCCAAACAACAAGTAAAAAAACACTCATCACCAATGTTTCAGTATGGCTGTgggaaatataaatgaatcaCAAGTGGGCTCACAgcagcttacttttttttttaacatttatttttgagagagacagagcacaagtgaggtaggggcaatgaagagggagacacagaatccgaagcaggctccaggctctgagctgtcagcacagagcccaacaggggttAGAACccactaatggtgagatcataacctgagctgaagtcagacgcttgactgagccacccaggcgccctgacagcAGCTTAAAGATAAATGCATGAGGTTTGGGTAATGGAGAGCCCTGTCCCAGAGGAGTAACCAAGCAAATTCACAAATGCTATCTAGGCTTAAATACagaagttgaggggcgcctgcgaggctcagtcagttaagtgtctgactcttgatttcggctcagattatgatctcatgattcatgggttcaagccccacatcgggctctgtgctgatagtgtggaacctgcttaggattctgtctccttctctgcccttcctctgctcactctcttgcaaaaataaacattaaaacacacacacacacacacagattgaaaTGGGCTCCTCACTGCTGCAGGCATCCCCATGACCCAGGGAACCAAAGAGTTAAAGTCTGGCTTGTGCCCAGCATGGGTCACTGCTTAAAATAATCTCCACTAAAATCCAAATGTGCACCTCATCGTTTGaccaaaccaaattcagcaaggcacagaatttttaactttattatcaGCTACTGAGCTATGAGATAGATACAAACCAATCAAAAACACTAAAGTTGCTTGAAACAAGTATATACATTACACTACACATAAGCCAGAGTCCTACCTTCTGATCCCAAAACCATCCCTCTGGGGAAGGACAGCCTTATCTATAGGGAAAAGGAGCACATTAAGTTACAACAGTAATAGTCTCATCCATCTAGGAAAGTAGTGAACTACAGCCATGTTTTTTATGGGCACCAAAAAATTTTCTGATATCAGTCTTTAAAGGTTCTCTTAATCAtaaagttttcaaatgaaaacaagtaCCCTTCTTCTCCTGTAGGCATTCCAGCTCACTACCCAAGAGATTTGAGTACTTCTATTAAGGCAACTGGAAGCCCACCTTAGCCTTGAATGGTGACTTCTGCCCAACATGTGACCTGTCCGCCATTTGCCAGTAAATGCAATCCAACAGAACATGCTATGGGGAAAAACAGGAATTTATGCAGTGTTGCCCTCTGGTAAAAGGAGAACACAGCACTCAAAGCAAAAGGCCACGGAGGGCTCCCTGAGAATCCAGCAGAACTAAGAGAAGCCTTCAACTTTCCAAATAAACTTTGCAACTGGATCCAGGTAGAACAATGCCCTGCAGCAAGAAGTAGTGTATATGCCAATGAGAGGACCCAGCTTCCAAGAACTGTTAAAGAGGCTTCCAGCATCAGTCTCTCTTCCCATTCAGATCACACCTTTTTGTCTTGATTCTTGCTCACCACAAATCCCTCTGTACAGAGGGGTTTGTTTCTAAATCTAGAACTTCAGCACAGGACTGAGAGAGACTTCATGAAGTAATGTCCTCCGTGTCCAGCCATCTTTGGCAGCTCTCCTTACAATGCTTTCACCTTTTCCCTGCGGAGGGACAGAAGGACAGGTGATGGGCGAACCTGGGATCACACTCAAAGGAGACGAACAAGCAAGGTTGCCAAGGCTGCTCTGGCCTCGTTGACTCTAATTGTTAGTCTCTTAAGAGCAACAGAGAACTGGAAAGCAGCAGAATTTAGAGCAGGAAGAGAGCCCAAAGGAAAAGTGTGCTCAGTGATggtaagagatgaaaaagaattgCACGGAGATTCTTTGTTACAAGGAGAAACAGTGCCGTCTCAAATCCCAGAGTGTGGAGGTTGCCTGGCTTAAGAgatctaggttttcttttttaactcttcaaATCTCCGGGAAAGATCATCAAAGTCAATGTCCTCAGATGCTGAGGTGTTGGCACCAGCAGATGCAGTCGGTAGTGTGTCTGGCACAGACGGCAACTCTGGTAGTACAAAGTTGTCGCAGGTGTCCACAGGTCTGGAAGGGGGCTTTGCGGGGGCTTCCGGCTTGGGCCCAGGACCTAATTAAATAAGGGTAAGGAGCCCAGTGTTACAAATGCCAGAGAAGGGGCTCAGATCCTCAAAGCCCACAATCCCCTTTGGCAAAAACAATGTAACTAtcaaaacacacaagaaaaatatgattaaagatcaataaaattttCAGTACAATTAAGATCTACATTCCCTTAATACAGTTGAATCCTGTTTTACTTTCCTATGGtaagaagaaattttaagagaaattccAGGTGTGGTACATGAAACCAGGTACACAATGCGTTCTCTTAGACTGTGCCCTTTCACAAAGGTCTGCTCCCGTAACAACAAAGTCCAAGGGGTGGCACTAAAATTCTGTTGGAATGAGCCACTCTTTAAGGATTAggggaagaaaaattttataagGAATATTAATGTCTACATTGTTTGATGTAACAGAATCAGAATTTCCACtcttccattttgtattttacaaGTTAAAATCATCCCCCTTTCCGTTTGTATCTAAGTTCTAGAAAAGGTGAACCTAAActatagttttagaaaataagaacatttgGCTCCAGGGTAGAATGGACTGGGAAGGAACATaagagaactttctggggtgatggaaactTAATACACCTTGACTGAAGTCACTGTTAGGTAAaatcaaaactcatcaaaatatatacttctgtgtatttttttctatgttaattatacctcaacaaaacaACTATccccaaattttaaaagcatcccCCCACCCTGGGTTTCTGAAGTGCTagtagtgttttattttctgagtagATGGCCACACAGCATGCTTGCTCTGTGAAAAGTCACTGAGCTATTCACTATGGTTTTATCTACTGCCCCCTCATTAATGCCCAAGTTTGTtaatataaacatgtatttatataaatacaaataattttgatACTTCTAATACAATGAAAGTTGAAGCAGCAAGAACATCAAGAACTTGAGGTTGAAAGAATAATACCACCAACAGAAACAAGGAACTTGAAAGATTCTCTGGGGCCAGAACGGTATTTTCTTTATGGACAAGGGAAATCCTGAGTTCGATTTTTGTCATACTACTCTCAGGGAAAGGACAGGGCATGTGGGTAAAATGCCATGGATGGACATGAAAACTTTCTCTGAGGTGGAAGCAGTAatgagaaaacagcaaaaaggTTCAGCACTGAGGGTTTCTGACTCACACTCACCAACAATCTGTGCAGAAGAGACATTCTTATCAGCATTAACGTCATCAACCTGAAACACAAATACTGTTACCAAGGGAGAAAGCAAAGGCATTACTAGAGAGAAAGTACTGATACTGGTATAAGCCCCTATGTTTTCCAAAAGCTAAGCAGAAGCAACAGAACCACTCCAAACAaactgcccctccaccccctgtaCTCTTTTCTGATCTTCCAGCTAGACAGATACCACATTAAACTCTAAACCAccaagcagagaaaaaggaaattcttaCCACACCATAACACCTCTCTTTGATACCTTCACCTTCTGTGCAGAGAGAAAGCACTAACCCACTGAATTCATCTCTCCAAGAACCAAGTCCTCAAATACTGAAGATCTTCTACCTCATTCCTAGAAACAGCTGTGGGCAATGCTTCAATGCATGCAAGACCAAATAAGCCCAAGGGAAAACCAAAGGAAAGAACACTAAACAAGTTCAGGAACAGGAAGATCTCCCAGCAAACGCCCTatcaatttgttttctctgtaattCATCAGATGGAAGGAAATAGGTCTCAAAAGGCACATACTAGCTGAGGAAACAAAGGTGACAGAAAAGGAGCCCTCTAATTTAGAATCAAAGCTGTGCAACCACCAACAATTCAAGGAATGATTATATTTATAAGTTTTACCtacaaaactaaaatgtaaaattagtaATATTGGCTGAAATTTACTAACTGGACACTTCTATTTAAGACAAAAATCTGGCCACTATTCCTTTACACAGTGTTGAATTCCTAAAACTGGTATTTTAATTATGATATTCCAACAGCAGGACTATACCAACTCAAAACAATTCTTTGCCCTACTCCAAAAAAACTAGGCAAGTGCCCTACGTGAACTTTCTAAGAGACCTTCAGCTCCTTCCTGATTCCTGGCTTAAGTGCAGACAAAGCATTGCCACCAATGATGATGCTGCTGCGGCCGCCACCACCCAACTTCCAGGGTAATGTTAAAGCAAcacaagaatccaaagcaagagCAATGATGGTACCAGGAATTGATCAAAACTTTGCCTTCCCTGTGGCCATTATTTTGCTCTCTCTTCATGGGAGTCACTCTCCTGCTGCTTACAAAAGAGGCTCAACCACTTACAGATTCATACGATGGGGGAGTTGCCGGTATCTGAGGTGGATGAATATTGGGAAAAGCCTGGTAAGTCCCCATTGGCAATCCATTGAAATCCGACTGCAAGAGGAGAAAGGTAACATCAGACACACGGCCCCAATTTGAGTTTTCTGAGGTTTGTTGTATGGTAAGggagatatacatatattcagTGTATATTCAagatatatattgaatatatacatatattcaagagccaaaaaagagaaaaaaatgcctaGAAGAATTCTAGATCTTCAAAGATCTATAGCCAAAGGCTAGTTTTCAAATTACTAAATTAACCACTTCCATGTTGACAAGGAAAGATTATAATCAAACTCTCCTATTACTAGTAATGACCTTGTCTACAAAATGTCTACAAAAGAGGTTTTTCCACCTGGTAATAAGCAgtattcatttttggaaaaaactAGTATGGCTGCAAAAGGTCCCAAAGGTATTTACCAGTAAACCTATAGGAAAAAGTTTCTTTAACACCATCTCTCTGTATTTTCCCACATCATTTACTATAGACAAACCAAAAGACTTTTTCCAAATCCCGGTATTTTTTTCCACGATATGATCACTAATACCAAATGTTCTTACTGCTCAATCTTGACAACCTACAACTTTTGTGTGTATTCATACAGCCGATGTGTCTCTTCTTCTGTTACATTTTCTAGAGTTTATATCCACGCTTATATGTATACTTACTGGTCCCTTTGGAAGTGGGTAGGAAAAAGGAGTACTTGGAGAGGGCATGGGCATAGGCACAGGCATAGGCACTGGCACTGTTCCGTCAGGTCCACCAACTGGTGCTGCAaaaccaccccctcctcctcttccagggcCCCCTTTCTTCACATCATCTGTGAATCCAACATCAATAAGATCGGTTTCTACGCCAGGAGGAGCTTCTgcctgagaagaagagagaaacctGTATCATTAACCCACACTGCAGGCCAGGTCCCCCAGGAGTAGACTCAGAGATGCAGGTCAGCATGGAGGAAGTTTACTGGGGTAGTCTCTTGGGATAAAGACTTGTGGGGAGTGAAGGAAGCAGGGCTGGGCAAAGGGAAAAGCTGGGCTGCCATGTAGTCATAGCAACTGCTCAGTCAATTCCTtagggagctctggagctgggatggGTCTGCAGCAGGTGCCCTCAAATGGGGCAGAGTCTAAAATCCCAGTTACTAACTACAGGCTGCCCCTAAGGAAAGACTTTGGATGAAGCAGCTTTCTTCTGAGAGCCACTACTGGAGGAGCACTCAGCTGTGTATGAGCACCAGTCACCAATATTCTCAAGAGCTGGGAGGATAAATGCTTTTATCCTGAAGTGTATTTGGGATAGGGGGGAGGTTGTCTAAACAGCATACTAAACCACACACTACACCCCACCAACCTTAACTGAGTGATTATTATCTGTACATCTGCCGTCCTTACACTACAAGCCTCTTTAGGACAGTGACCTtgtttttatctctgtatttctgtGTACTGTCTGGCACAGGGCAGGCACCCAATAAATCTTTCAGGATCCTTTCTTGCTTCAATTCAGTGAAATGCATTGAAAACCAACAATGCCATTTTGTATTTGTATCAAGGTCTGTAccttttcaaagtgctttcatcATTCATCTCATCTGATCCTTAAAATACTCTTTGCAGGCATATTTATTGTTACCCAAGCAGAGAAAGGCTTAAACTCCCACACacaaatttaatgaaaagaatatggttatttttaaagaaaatgatatcCAAAGACTCATTTCCCTTTGTACTCTGAAAGACTCTAAACTCACCATGACCACAGAGTCGGGCTCATAGGGCACATTATAGTTCTTGGCAATTTCAATCAGATATCTCTCCACCAGGATCTTGGGTGGGGCTTCCACACTCAGTTTGTGCATTAGCTATAAGTAAAACACCCAGGATTAACATCTTTGCCAACTAGCCTTAAACCTAACTTGTCTCACTTTTAAACTTTGTTCctcttattttatatgtaaattgaGAAAAAGGGGTTCAGACTAgttacaggatttcttttttcagtcACGAGACATACTGCAAAACCATGCCTCTTTCATGTTCTCTGGTTACACACAACCCAGGTGTTGCTAAGACTGATACCACCGCCGTACATATTTGAATTCATCCACTTCTCTCCTCGCTTCTACATCCACAAATCACAAGAGGCAcaaaggatgggggtggggggcctcaCAATCAGAAGTTTAGGGACGGAGTAAGGAGGTGACGACACTGCCAACCAGAAAGCCTCTCACCCTATGAAATATGCAACCCTAGATTAACTCAGCCATACAGCAGGACCAACGAGAATCAACACAGGCAATAGCATAACATGCCCACATCCCTGTCTACTGCATCATGTTTATTAACAAGTATGTTCATTACCCTGTCATTCACAGTTCCAATCTGGTTGGTCCTACATAACTTGCCATATTCCTTGCTATACTTGGCACAGAGCTGATCAGCaacctacagagaaaaaaaaaaagaaaaaaaaaaaggcaaaacagtaaataaaagtgGAAACCATTCCTAAAAACTACTTCAAGCTTCCTCCTAACAATAGTAAACATGCTTCTTTCTACTACAAGAATTCAAAACAACCAGGGTCTATAAAGCCTTAAGGGGTACATATTCATACTTGTTTATCCAGCCATCCACTGAGCTGTAACTATGTGCCAAATTCTATTACAGACATTATGATATATGCTATAAACAcaatgaacaaaaacagacactgttCTTATAGAGGGTTGTAATCTCTGAGGAAAACAGTCATTACTCAATCACACAAATAAAGATACAAATGAGCTGTAATAAATGCCACCAAGGCAAAgtaacagcatgtgcaaaggcctctGGTGGAAAAACAGGGCCAATCCTCAAGCTGAAATAAAGTAAGTGTTGAGCCCAAGGGAGGAGTGCCATAGGAAATGAAGTAAGAAAGGCATGTGGGGGCCAGAAAATGCAGAATCATATAGGTCATATTAGGAATTTTGTTTCGATCACAAGAACAACAGCTACTAAAGGGCTTTAAAGCAAGAAGTAGTGACAGGATCAGATCTCTGTTTTGAATAGAACCCTAAGCTGTTCTGACAGAATGGTGAAGAGACTAAAGGAAACCAAAGTAGGTATAGAAAGAAGATTCAAGAAGTTACTGTAATAGTCCAGGCAGGAAATGACTGGCATCGAACCAGAGTGTTCCCAACACCTGAGAGCTCAGTGAGGAGGCACTCATTGTTCAATATATAGACCTGGTATTTATGATGTAATTTAGTCTTTTGTCTTTTGATAACGCTCTTGGTTGCTTTATACTATgcagaaattttttattatattaatgtaatCACTTTGTTCATGGCTTTTGTGGCCTTTTCCACTATgagattatctttttaaatctgcctagttttcttctagtttttaatgagttcattaaaaaacaaacatataaatctGTTTCATCTTGAATAAATCTTGATATAAAGGAAAAGTACAGAAGAGGTTAAAACGAGGTTTTAACCCcgggttggggctcctgggtggctcagttggaggaacatgcaactcttgatcatgagttcaagccccacgttgggtgcagagattgcttaaaaagaaaaaagaaaaagaaaaaagagactaaaaaagttaaaagtctaTATAAGAAGCAactgcctggctgcctcagctggtacagcatgtgactcttgatctcagggtcgtgagttcaagccccatgacagacgtagaacttacttaaaaagaaaacaacagaaaaagaaaaaagaaaagaaaaaaagaagaacctgTTGCCTCTACTCTCCCATTCCTCTACCAACAAAACTCTAGGACTACCGTCCCTACAGGAATAGAATACAGGAGGCTTACTCTCTGGGGAGGTTAAACTAATAGGACTCCGAACTCCACGCACAGCAGAGAGCAAAGATACTTACTGACAACCAAAATTTTAAGTCTTCTATAAGACAAGAATGAGACCTTTGGC
The sequence above is a segment of the Leopardus geoffroyi isolate Oge1 chromosome E2, O.geoffroyi_Oge1_pat1.0, whole genome shotgun sequence genome. Coding sequences within it:
- the IST1 gene encoding IST1 homolog isoform X3; amino-acid sequence: MEILELYCDLLLARFGLIQSMKELDSGLAESVSTLIWAAPRLQSEVAELKIVADQLCAKYSKEYGKLCRTNQIGTVNDRLMHKLSVEAPPKILVERYLIEIAKNYNVPYEPDSVVMAEAPPGVETDLIDVGFTDDVKKGGPGRGGGGGFAAPVGGPDGTVPVPMPVPMPMPSPSTPFSYPLPKGPSDFNGLPMGTYQAFPNIHPPQIPATPPSYESVDDVNADKNVSSAQIVGPGPKPEAPAKPPSRPVDTCDNFVLPELPSVPDTLPTASAGANTSASEDIDFDDLSRRFEELKKKT
- the IST1 gene encoding IST1 homolog isoform X1, coding for MLGSGFKAERLRVNLRLVINRLKLLEKKKTELAQKARKEIADYLAAGKDERARIRVEHIIREDYLVEAMEILELYCDLLLARFGLIQSMKELDSGLAESVSTLIWAAPRLQSEVAELKIVADQLCAKYSKEYGKLCRTNQIGTVNDRLMHKLSVEAPPKILVERYLIEIAKNYNVPYEPDSVVMAEAPPGVETDLIDVGFTDDVKKGGPGRGGGGGFAAPVGGPDGTVPVPMPVPMPMPSPSTPFSYPLPKGPSDFNGLPMGTYQAFPNIHPPQIPATPPSYESVDDVNADKNVSSAQIVGPGPKPEAPAKPPSRPVDTCDNFVLPELPSVPDTLPTASAGANTSASEDIDFDDLSRRFEELKKKT
- the IST1 gene encoding IST1 homolog isoform X4, which encodes MLGSGFKAERLRVNLRLVINRLKLLEKKKTELAQKARKEIADYLAAGKDERARIRVEHIIREDYLVEAMEILELYCDLLLARFGLIQSMKELDSGLAESVSTLIWAAPRLQSEVAELKIVADQLCAKYSKEYGKLCRTNQIGTVNDRAEAPPGVETDLIDVGFTDDVKKGGPGRGGGGGFAAPVGGPDGTVPVPMPVPMPMPSPSTPFSYPLPKGPSDFNGLPMGTYQAFPNIHPPQIPATPPSYESVDDVNADKNVSSAQIVGPGPKPEAPAKPPSRPVDTCDNFVLPELPSVPDTLPTASAGANTSASEDIDFDDLSRRFEELKKKT
- the IST1 gene encoding IST1 homolog isoform X2: MLGSGFKAERLRVNLRLVINRLKLLEKKKTELAQKARKEIADYLAAGKDERARIRVEHIIREDYLVEAMEILELYCDLLLARFGLIQSMKELDSGLAESVSTLIWAAPRLQSEVAELKIVADQLCAKYSKEYGKLCRTNQIGTVNDRLMHKLSVEAPPKILVERYLIEIAKNYNVPYEPDSVVMAEAPPGVETDLIDVGFTDDVKKGGPGRGGGGGFAAPVGGPDGTVPVPMPVPMPMPSPSTPFSYPLPKGPSDFNGLPMGTYQAFPNIHPPQIPATPPSYESIVGPGPKPEAPAKPPSRPVDTCDNFVLPELPSVPDTLPTASAGANTSASEDIDFDDLSRRFEELKKKT
- the IST1 gene encoding IST1 homolog isoform X5, whose protein sequence is MLGSGFKAERLRVNLRLVINRLKLLEKKKTELAQKARKEIADYLAAGKDERARIRVEHIIREDYLVEAMEILELYCDLLLARFGLIQSMKELDSGLAESVSTLIWAAPRLQSEVAELKIVADQLCAKYSKEYGKLCRTNQIGTVNDRLMHKLSVEAPPKILVERYLIEIAKNYNVPYEPDSVVMAEAPPGVETDLIDVGFTDDVKKGGPGRGGGGGFAAPVGGPDGTVPVPMPVPMPMPSPSTPFSYPLPKGPSDFNGLPMGTYQAFPNIHPPQIPATPPSYESYLCFRLMTLMLIRMSLLHRLLVLGPSRKPPQSPLPDLWTPATTLYYQSCRLCQTHYRLHLLVPTPQHLRTLTLMIFPGDLKS